In Theileria equi strain WA chromosome 3, complete sequence, the genomic window CTTAGTTGCTCTGAATCCTCCATCTGCGGTGATAACAACCTTGGATTTAGCGTCTATGATACGCTCAGCCAGAGAAGCTCCGGAGAATCCTCCGAAAACGACGCTGTGAACAGCACCAATTCTTGCACATGCTAGCACAGAGAAGCATAACTCTGGTGTATTTGGCATATAGAGTGTAACAGTATCCCCTTTTTTCACACCGATCGATTTGAGAACATTCGCGACTCTGCAAACTTGTAGTTTGAGTTCTCTAAATGTGATCTTCCTGCAATCCTGTGGATTATCACCTTCGTATATTATAGCAAGACTCTCAGGCTTGGACTCTGCCCACCGGTCAACGCAGTTATAGCACGCGTTTAGTTTTCCATTGAGAAACCATGCCCAATTCCGATCACTAAATGAGCCCTCGAACACACGCGTAAACGGGCTTATCCAGGAGATGCTGTTTTTAGCTATATGACCCCAAAATTCATCAGAATTCTTCAAACTATGTGAATGAAGCGATCTATACTCATCCTAAAAGTACATATATGGTTACACACTGGAAAACGAACAATCGACGAGACGTGGTAATCGTGATTTTCGATCTTCTTTGTATCATAGATAGAATCTACATCGTAGGATGAGATCCCTAGATTCTCGTATTCCACAATATTCTTCGATTCATCCTTTGTAGAGACGACTTTACATGATCTAATTTCATTACTAGCCATTTTACGGTTTGTTGTCAAATTATTTGCTAAGCAACTCATTCATTTACCAAATTATGCAATATTATAATGTGTGCATATATATGACCcttataaatgcagttgCGACTTTAAATGCAACCGGACCTTTGGTGTGTAGGTACTTTTAACATAGGTGCAGATAAAAACTTTGCTGTACTACCAGCATCATCTAACCGAGTCTTTACATAGAAGGTCTGCTTATTCTGTGAACCGTAGACCTCAACGTATAACCCGCAATGTGTACCGAGCCATAAACCAGGGCTCGCGAATGGTATTATTCATATGGGGTATGGACGCGTAAAGTGCTTCTTACCTAGGGTTATgatcttcttcctttggaCCTTAAGGCTGAAGCCTTTACACACCCGCCTAATTCGTGGTCAACAATGTCAATTCACTGGGTTTGGGGTTCATTGTCTCTCCCCTAGTAGATTACCAAGGATGACGTTATTTTATTCTTTGCGTGTACATTTTTCCAAAGCTGGCGATGGCCAATATGTCATTTATATCTAATTTCCTAGCATATACCAGAAAATGTGTATTCACGGAAAACCTGCAATTTGGACATACCATCGTTACACACTTGCCCAGTAATATGCCTTTTCAGTCTCTAATGCTCAAAAAGATAGCCTATTATCCCCGGACTTACCCATAGGCCTCCGCCGTTGCCGGTGGTCTTGTACCTTGTTACCCAATACATCCGTCAGTGGGATTAAAATGACGTCTTCTCAACATTATGTCCATTTGAATATTTAAACCATTCGAGAATGTAgaaaaatcgcaaattgTACAGCAACAATGTTGAGTGGCTCTCTGTTATTAAAGTTACCAAGGGATTGGCAACTAAAGATGCACAATGAGATTCTAAGCAAGTTACACCTGTGCATTTCCGATACAGAAGTTGCCTCCGCCGTCGCAGATAACACGTGGCGTTGCCTGTCCCAGGAAAGCCTCAATAAACACGAGTTGGCCGAGAGACTTCAACAGGATCTCACGGAATACGTTTGTACGCCTAATTTCAATTAATTTTACATACAGGCACTTGATTTCTCCGAGTGGGTCATAGATTTTGCCCAAAAGTCAATAGAGTACTATCTGGAGACTGTGAGTTCGAGTGCTAACAAGGAGCCAAATAACGAAGCTACGAAAACAACAGCTCCATCTTTGCCAAAGTCTGTCGATAAGACTACCCCTAGTCCGGCAAAAGGTATATTATCAGTTAATTCTTCATGTAATGAGCAGAGTCCCGTGGTAGAATTCTAAAGAAAGCCATAAAAGAAGTTTCTCAAAAGACGCCCTTGTCAAAAACAGTGGATCCGTTGAATGATACTCTAGACAACTTGATAAGGAAACAAAAGATAGCAAAGCTACAGGGTATGGCAAATGCTCCGCTGGGTGTTCAGACCAAAAGTGGAAAGTTTAAACAACCGAATACGGATACCACTGAAAGGGCGCCTTCAAAGagcacatttttcaaaaacATGACGCTTTTAAATACAACCAATGATAATTCTCAAAATAATGAAGTTATAAAAGTACCAAAGATTTGTATAAACTTTCCAAACTGTCAATATGGAGATAAATGTCGATATATACACCCTGTGCACAAGATTTGTAAGAATTTGCCAAATTGCCCATTTGGAGATAAATGTGCATTCATACATCCAAGCAATGGATAAATAAGTAAGATTTAAAACCACCTAGCCAAATCATCAAAGTTCCAGCTTTGGTTGGATTCTAAATTGTGATTTACTAGTACATGTAAAGCTAACCTGAATTTTGAATATCTTCAGTGCTTTTTGAGCTGAAAATGTTTGTGGTTTGGGTTATAAAGTTGGTTGACAAACTAGAAATAGTTGggatgatggaaataacATCCTCAGACGCTTCTGAATCAGAACTGGAGGGAGACAAACAACAATCATTTTGTGGTTCCACCACAATATCTACTAgtgttttaaatgtttttgtGAAGGATTCATTCTTGAACTCCTTACCCAAAACTTCACATGAATCAGCGCGTATTTGTTCTTCAGTTGGATCTGTGTTGCTTTTATCGACactttccttttccatatctTCAATGACCTCTGAGACATAGTAATCGTACATTTTCCGCAGATTGTCATCTAAATGCTCctcattttcttcttcgTCGTTAGTTATGCTAAATTCTTTTACCGTGTAGTCTGTTGCAATATGGTTAGAGTCAGCTGAACCATCAGAACTTCCTTCCAACTCGGTCACTATCATTATACAAAATCTGCAAATGTAATCATTGGTGCCAATGTGAATCTGGCTCTTGCATCTACTACATGTATATAAAGTGCACAAATAATTAAAACCGTGTAACGCTATAGCTCGTCATGTTCCAATCCCTTGTCTTCGAACTTTAGGGTGCTATACTTTAATTTACCGCAATATCCAACAGATTCTTTATGGTCCAGCTTTTGAGATGCGATAACCATTTTAGCTAGGATTCCTGGGACGACTTGTCCGGTGATTAAGTTTACATATGCGTTTGGTACCATGGCTTTTGgattctcaaaatatgtAGCTACCATAGAAGTCCTTGCCTgattttcatcatctttacAATCTTTAAGTATAAGGAGACTCTCAAAGTCATCTACATGAGTAGACCATCTATACTTTTTGTCGGTTTTATATTTGTCTGTTGCTAGACTTAGCAGTGCGACTGTACCATTTTCAGTATTATAAAGAGTCCTTGTAACCATATAGGTTCTCTTTGTTAAAGGAAACGGGTATTTTGAAACCGAGAATGTAACATCCGTACAGGTTTCCTCAATGTATGTTATATCCTCATGTTCTACATATGTGCTATCCCAAAGTGGCCTATTCTTTAGGTTTGTTAGAAGGGCAAGAAGGTTTTCCTTGGACACATCAACAATTCCCTGTACCAGAAACTCCTTGAGTGTTGTGTCACTTCTTGGTTTGCTAAAGAGTTTTAGGTTCGAAGTTCCAAAATCGTAATCACGCACTAGAGTGTAGTCAGCGAATGTCAGATCCCTTTCGAAACGCCAGATTAAATCTTCGTTGAACTTTGTTAGATATCCGTCGATGGTGGCTACAGGGGTTTTTTCGGGATTATCTCCGGACTGTGTTTCTGGAGCGTTTACTTCTTTAGAATCGCCACTGACTGTCATTTTTAAAAGGAAATGCTATGTGTTAATTTTGTATGAACTTATCTGTGGAAATGGCCTGAAAATCACCGATCCAGTGGCACACAGGCGACACATCAACTCGTTAATTATTACAAGAGAGAAATTTTAAAGTGCAACAGTCCCAGCATCTGGAAACAAATTTAGTGCTGCGCCTCAAATTGTCCAAAGAAGCGAATTATAGAGATATGCTCCGTGCCCTAGTGTGCGTGATAGATAACGGTAGGGCGTCGTGAACCGCACTTTTTCTCAAGGATTCGAGGATATAGAATCTACACATATAACTACATGTTTAAGATTTATAAGCCACAGGTGCTCTAACGCAGCATAAAGGCGTGAGATTTTGGGACTGGCCGTTGAACCAAAATTTCTGAAATTCGCAGGCACATTGAACCCATAGcaaaaaatacaaacttttatcGTCTAGGAATACTATATGTCCTTCCGACTGTGTACCATAGTAACGGAAGATTTCGTGAGCCGCCCCGTCGTTGTCGTGATTCGAGCATACCTTACCCGACCAGAATTCATACTACTTtttatatcgcaaaataAATGAAATACCTACTTGGAGGCTCCACAGGCCTCCTGAAGGAGATTGATACCACCAATCGCACGTTGCAATGCTTTACAAGGCTGCAAGATCAATCCctggataaaaatgtaacTTCCATGTGTTGGTCCGGTGGATTCGGGTTAGTATATATGCGTTTATGATATATTCGTCTCCATCGACGTCATTCATGGCTTTTTTACAGAGGATATCTCCAAGACAAAATTACAGTTGGTCACAGTGATGGAACTCTTCGATTATTCGAATTTCCTACCATGGAGATACTCAAGGAAGTCAAATTGCCCTCAAAATGTATCCATGTGAGTATGTTAGGAAAGCATTTTGACCAATTTGGCCCTGATTTTTATGCCAAGAACGATAATTCAATTCTGTATCCAGCATATTCGGATTCTGATGTATACAATGGCCATGATAGGCAGTTATTGGCCGTTTGTGAATCAGGTCACATTTTTGTTTTCGATTGGAGTTTGGATTCCGATTCCTCTGTCTCCAAGGTTTTGGACTTGGTAACTGGAGAATCGACAGACACGGATATTCCCGGGATAATATCTGGATTCAAGTACAAATCCCctataaatgcagttgCTGTAAACTCTCTAATGACAAACAGGATAGTTATTGGAGGACTTGAGATTCCACCAATACTCTTTGATTTGTTCACAGGTAAGATTTTATGGGCTGGGAAGTATCCTCATGCAACGCTCTTGGATTTAAAGAGTGCTATGGATATACGCGGAATCGTTTTTTTAGAGGATATTGACCAAGATACCTTTTGTGTTTCTACATCTGATTCGTCCATTTACGTTTACGATACAACAAGTCAAAGGGACCCTATTTTTGAACTAAACATTTGTGATGAGCGCGCAAAGGGATTGTCTTATAACTCTCTTTTGTATTCCGGAATTTCGGACCATAATACGAAGCATCGCAAATTATTAAATACAAGTATAAATGTAAACTATTCTCATGACAATAGGAATATTATTAGAATGACAACAACTCCAAACATAACGGTCGAACATGTGAAAGGCGAGgaagattctacaaatacATTGGAGGGTCATGGATTATCCATAAAATGCAGAACATTGGGAGGAAATGATTATTGtaacatttacatttccGACAATGTTGGTTCCGTATATCACATGCAGTTACTCACTGGGGATAGATTGGTTGAGTGGGTACACAGAAAGCTCTGTAAATCAAAAGAGTACAAGAAAGATGTTAAAAAATTGAGttatgatgaaaagttGGAGGTTATGAACCACCTTATAGAAGCCAGAAAGAGACTTGCGTCATCATCGCATAATGACAAACATATTCACTTTAGAAAATCAGGTTATAACCAGTTTATTGGTAAAGTGATTTATTCCTTCAATATTCACAATGGAGCCGTTCTCGGTTTGCAATCGATTGGAAATTACCTTGTGACAGCAAGCTTGGATAGATTTacaaaagttttggatataaaaacAGGCAAGGTTATTTACCAACACTACTGTAACCAAAAGCAGACATCCATACTGGTTCCAAGAGAGTATTTCTTAGAGACCTTTGATAACGAGAAAGAATTCAAGGCCCTTAAAGAGCCTGAACCAGAACCGGAACAAGATCCTGTAGTTCCTTCTGAAGATGGCTTGGATGAACATATGATGGATGAGTTGGAAGATAACGATCCCTTTGATGATGACGATTAAACTGGTTTGATCTGTAAtttttgtatatttataCTACACAACTTACTCTAAAATGCAGACTAATTAGGGAGAAGATAAAGCACTTGAGATCTTGCACCAGATAGTAGAATATACGCAAGCCTTCAGGATCTTTTGAGCCTTGTATATCATGGAGTGAGCCGATTTTTGAAgttgtaaatgtgtagtaTTTCCCATCAAGTTTGATTTCCAGTTCCTGTTTCCCTATTCTATCGGGTTGTGGCCATCCATTATCACTTTCATGAGTTATTTCAGAGTCTGTTATTATACGAGAGAGCTCATTTACGACTTCTTTGGTTAGGTAGACTGTAGATTTATATGACTATCGCATATATTCATCAACCAACCCTCCTTTTTGATTAATATATCCCTTTTATAGTTGGAATTGTTGGCATAGCGTAGTCTTCCATCAGATTCTACTTCAAACTCGAGAAATTCGTGACCGAATCTACCTTCGTGTCCAACACTGGATAAATTCGTATATCTAGGGGGTTTCTGGGATAAACTTACTAGTACCGAAGATAAAAattatcttcttccatatcTATGCGATTCTATGAAATTTATCGGTATGCAATGATCTAAAGGCGGAGCTACTTCTATACCAATGGGGTATGGAAGttcttacacattttacaaaatatatacTTACAACTTCATAATTATATAGAATCACCGTTCGTTGTGATCCACTGTGGTATAGAATCTTTGCCTAGATACTCTGGAATCACGGCATTGAGTACATCCAGAGTTGTACTTTTATGCGTTTCAGTCAAGTTGTTGCAGAGCTGCAAAAATGATCCATTCATGATCATGTCCAAGGCCTCTACTAGTGTATGTGTGCATGAGTTTTGGAGCCTGCAGACTGCAAGCAGGTACCTATCGATTAACATCTTGACCATAAGTTCCAGGAAGACTCTCGTACATCTGCAATTCTTCAACATATCATCGTAGATTTTTAGTGTGTAATCTACATGCTGCATTGTTACATCTAATTCGCTATTTgcctttattcttccatccttGTCGATTTTACTCGGCAACTTGGTGTTGAAAATGTGAAACAAAATCACAGAGACGTATTCGTGTGaaatattctcattatGGACTAATTTACCCAAAATTTCAACAAGAACAGTTATGTTGTGTTCGGAAGACTCAATGTTCATTGCTATCCTCGAAAAAATGCGATGTTGGTCATCGCTAAAAACTTGTACTTTGTCATGTAACTTATCCAGaaaatttttacaagttcCTGTTCTTCTagaaatgtataatattAGTTTTAAAAACACAGTTAATAATTCACCATTGGTAGCTTCGATGAATTCACATATAATTGAATCAAAATCTACATTCCAGTCTGTAGCCACACTTATGTCCATGGAGAGATTATTCAAATATTCCCAGTGACCAGATCCGtgattttttggaaaaacCTCTGAAAATACCAGAGGTGATAAACCTTTTACCAGTCCTAGCAACGGCCATATGCTAGGGGACTTTGAAATTACTGCTAACAAGCTTTCAATTATGCTCTTGTAAACTTTGGGAAGATCTACTATTTCAGG contains:
- a CDS encoding hypothetical protein (encoded by transcript BEWA_004880A) yields the protein MLSGSLLLKLPRDWQLKMHNEILSKLHLCISDTEVASAVADNTWRCLSQESLNKHELAERLQQDLTEYALDFSEWVIDFAQKSIEYYLETVSSSANKEPNNEATKTTAPSLPKSVDKTTPSPAKESRGRILKKAIKEVSQKTPLSKTVDPLNDTLDNLIRKQKIAKLQGMANAPLGVQTKSGKFKQPNTDTTERAPSKSTFFKNMTLLNTTNDNSQNNEVIKVPKICINFPNCQYGDKCRYIHPVHKICKNLPNCPFGDKCAFIHPSNG
- a CDS encoding hypothetical protein (encoded by transcript BEWA_004910A); this translates as MKYLLGGSTGLLKEIDTTNRTLQCFTRLQDQSLDKNVTSMCWSGGFGGYLQDKITVGHSDGTLRLFEFPTMEILKEVKLPSKCIHVSMLGKHFDQFGPDFYAKNDNSILYPAYSDSDVYNGHDRQLLAVCESGHIFVFDWSLDSDSSVSKVLDLVTGESTDTDIPGIISGFKYKSPINAVAVNSLMTNRIVIGGLEIPPILFDLFTGKILWAGKYPHATLLDLKSAMDIRGIVFLEDIDQDTFCVSTSDSSIYVYDTTSQRDPIFELNICDERAKGLSYNSLLYSGISDHNTKHRKLLNTSINVNYSHDNRNIIRMTTTPNITVEHVKGEEDSTNTLEGHGLSIKCRTLGGNDYCNIYISDNVGSVYHMQLLTGDRLVEWVHRKLCKSKEYKKDVKKLSYDEKLEVMNHLIEARKRLASSSHNDKHIHFRKSGYNQFIGKVIYSFNIHNGAVLGLQSIGNYLVTASLDRFTKVLDIKTGKVIYQHYCNQKQTSILVPREYFLETFDNEKEFKALKEPEPEPEQDPVVPSEDGLDEHMMDELEDNDPFDDDD
- a CDS encoding mago nashi protein, putative (encoded by transcript BEWA_004920A) is translated as MEEDNFYLRYYVGHEGRFGHEFLEFEVESDGRLRYANNSNYKRDILIKKEVYLTKEVVNELSRIITDSEITHESDNGWPQPDRIGKQELEIKLDGKYYTFTTSKIGSLHDIQGSKDPEGLRIFYYLVQDLKCFIFSLISLHFRVSCVV
- a CDS encoding lipid-binding/transfer protein, putative (encoded by transcript BEWA_004900A), producing MTVSGDSKEVNAPETQSGDNPEKTPVATIDGYLTKFNEDLIWRFERDLTFADYTLVRDYDFGTSNLKLFSKPRSDTTLKEFLVQGIVDVSKENLLALLTNLKNRPLWDSTYVEHEDITYIEETCTDVTFSVSKYPFPLTKRTYMVTRTLYNTENGTVALLSLATDKYKTDKKYRWSTHVDDFESLLILKDCKDDENQARTSMVATYFENPKAMVPNAYVNLITGQVVPGILAKMVIASQKLDHKESVGYCGKLKYSTLKFEDKGLEHDEL
- a CDS encoding hypothetical protein (encoded by transcript BEWA_004890A), producing the protein MIVTELEGSSDGSADSNHIATDYTVKEFSITNDEEENEEHLDDNLRKMYDYYVSEVIEDMEKESVDKSNTDPTEEQIRADSCEVLGKEFKNESFTKTFKTLVDIVVEPQNDCCLSPSSSDSEASEDVISIIPTISSLSTNFITQTTNIFSSKSTEDIQNSG